The following are encoded in a window of Puntigrus tetrazona isolate hp1 unplaced genomic scaffold, ASM1883169v1 S000000373, whole genome shotgun sequence genomic DNA:
- the pargl gene encoding poly(ADP-ribose) glycohydrolase isoform X2 gives MSQKESHGVRGCLNPSYNNGNTGDQSLRGNPTNHGSSTDSAGKGNASQPTSTETAGKEDEKSSRPTERGRNQAPEKTPLSSESARSRYDDVQNPKPTSSASGESSSNWHMDTSDSSSDASSSGTKPKSWIQLGPTYPLQNLKTMQNYATEFDKKLTGHIIMIDMTYFQSGVIVPYQCSHVWDSNHVKLPHLYPRPASQHHSVLSRWEATCQALRKLTKGKNSIGDVESVIMSYNTNNKDKWTFDALYRYGERLHAVDNNLHLLIPKIAKLALELPDLIKQPIPLLRQQKNQAITLSQQQISSLLANAFFCTFPHRNNTKPGSEYANFPTINFSSLFADEKDPERLQQKAEKLRAIFHYFNTVTKESHEPDSAKPDGLVSFERISIPPSQLPDWNKKKMPLRNLHISSEGSIEKEGTGMLQVDFASKYIGGGVLKSGLVQEEILFLMSPELIVARLFTEKLDDNECLKITGPQMYNITAGYSKTFSWVGPYNDCTKRDIWKRRYRQIVAIDALDFKNPKEQYTQENIKRELNKAFVGFHGNPKTAIATGNWGCGAFNGDPKLKALIQLMAAAVAERDMAYFTFGNKHLAFEIQRMHEILTTNNVTVDKLYKLLKEFGKHYSTTDVYRFIREKVNHKNSSL, from the exons ATGTCACAGAAAGAGAGCCATGGAGTGAGGGGATGCTTAAATCCGTCATATAACAATGGAAACACTGGTGATCAGTCATTAAGGGGAAATCCCACAAACCACGGCTCATCCACTGATTCTGCAGGCAAAGGGAACGCAAGCCAGCCCACATCTACTGAGACTGCAGGCAAAGAGGACGAAAAGTCATCTAGGCCTACTGAGCGAGGAAGGAATCAGGCACCAGAAAAAACGCCTCTATCTAGCGAGAGCGCTAGATCTCGCTACGATGATGTCCAAAACCCCAAGCCGACATCTAGTGCATCTGGAGAAAGCAGCTCAAACTGGCACATGGACACTTCAGATTCTTCCTCGGATGCTTCCAGCTCAGGAACAAAACCGAAGTCTTGGATACAGCTGGGTCCCACATATCCCCTTCAGAACctcaaaacaatgcaaaactaCGCCACAGAGTTTGACAAGAAACTGACGGGACATATAATAATGATAGAC ATGACGTATTTCCAAAGTGGTGTGATTGTCCCTTATCAATGTAGTCATGTTTGGGATTCCAACCATGTGAAGTTACCACATCTCTAT CCGCGGCCTGCATCCCAGCACCATTCAGTACTGTCTCGCTGGGAAGCCACCTGTCAAGCTCTGCGCAAGCTTACCAAAGGAAAAAACTCTATCGGAGATGTTGAG AGCGTAATAATGTCTTATAATACCAACAACAAGGACAAATGGACATTTGACGCACTTTATCGTTATGGAGAG CGCCTACACGCAGTGGACAATAACCTCCATTTGCTGATCCCAAAGATAGCCAAACTAGCTCTTGAATTACCGGATCTCATTAAACAG CCCATCCCTCTCCTGCGACAGCAAAAGAACCAGGCCATAACATTGTCTCAGCAGCAGATTTCCAGTCTGTTAGCAAACGCCTTCTTCTGCACCTTCCCTCACAGGAACAACACTAAACCTGGTTCAGAATACGCCAACTTCCCCACCATTAACTTCAGCAG cCTATTTGCTGATGAGAAAGACCCAGAGAGATTACAGCAGAAAGCAGAGAAACTGAGGGCCATATTCCATTACTTCAACACGGTGACAAAAGAAAGCCACGAACCAGATTCAG CAAAACCAGATGGACTGGTTAGTTTTGAAAGGATTAGCATTCCACCATCACAGCTCCCTGACTGGAATAA AAAGAAGATGCCTCTAAGGAACCTTCACATCTCTTCGGAAGGGTCCATAGAGAAAGAGGGTACAGGCATGCTGCAG GTGGACTTCGCCAGCAAATACATTGGTGGAGGAGTGCTGAAGTCAGGACTGGTTCAGGAGGAGATCCTCTTCCTCATGAGTCCAGAGCTCATCGTGGCCAGACTCTTCACGGAGAAACTGGATGATAACGAGTGCCTTAAGATCACAG GCCCTCAGATGTACAACATTACTGCTGGCTACAGCAAAACCTTTTCTTGGGTGGGTCCATACAATGACTGCACAAAGCG AGATATATGGAAGAGACGCTATCGGCAGATTGTTGCCATTGATGCTCTTGACTTCAAGAACCCAAAGGAGCAGTACACCCAAGAAAACATCAAACGAGAGCTCAACAAG GCATTCGTGGGATTTCACGGAAACCCAAAAACAGCCATCGCAACGGGCAACTGGGGCTGTGGTGCCTTCAATGGAGATCCTAAACTCAAAG CTCTAATTCAGTTGATGGCTGCTGCGGTGGCTGAACGAGACATGGCTTACTTCACCTTTGGAAATAAACATCTTGCATTCGAAATACAAAGAATGCATGAGATACTGACCACAAACAATGTGACCGTGG ATAAACTCTACAAGTTGTTGAAAGAATTTGGTAAACATTACTCGACAACAGATGTGTACAGATTCATCAGAGAGAAGGTCAACCATAAGAATAGCTCACTGTAA
- the pargl gene encoding poly(ADP-ribose) glycohydrolase isoform X1 encodes MPSGCKLVCLVTRRTTQLPREALKNTRLQMSQKESHGVRGCLNPSYNNGNTGDQSLRGNPTNHGSSTDSAGKGNASQPTSTETAGKEDEKSSRPTERGRNQAPEKTPLSSESARSRYDDVQNPKPTSSASGESSSNWHMDTSDSSSDASSSGTKPKSWIQLGPTYPLQNLKTMQNYATEFDKKLTGHIIMIDMTYFQSGVIVPYQCSHVWDSNHVKLPHLYPRPASQHHSVLSRWEATCQALRKLTKGKNSIGDVESVIMSYNTNNKDKWTFDALYRYGERLHAVDNNLHLLIPKIAKLALELPDLIKQPIPLLRQQKNQAITLSQQQISSLLANAFFCTFPHRNNTKPGSEYANFPTINFSSLFADEKDPERLQQKAEKLRAIFHYFNTVTKESHEPDSAKPDGLVSFERISIPPSQLPDWNKKKMPLRNLHISSEGSIEKEGTGMLQVDFASKYIGGGVLKSGLVQEEILFLMSPELIVARLFTEKLDDNECLKITGPQMYNITAGYSKTFSWVGPYNDCTKRDIWKRRYRQIVAIDALDFKNPKEQYTQENIKRELNKAFVGFHGNPKTAIATGNWGCGAFNGDPKLKALIQLMAAAVAERDMAYFTFGNKHLAFEIQRMHEILTTNNVTVDKLYKLLKEFGKHYSTTDVYRFIREKVNHKNSSL; translated from the exons ATGCCTTCTGGCTGTAAGTTAGTTTGTTTAGTCACCAGGCGAACCACGCAATTGCCGAGGGAGGCCTTAAAAAACACCCGTCTTCAG ATGTCACAGAAAGAGAGCCATGGAGTGAGGGGATGCTTAAATCCGTCATATAACAATGGAAACACTGGTGATCAGTCATTAAGGGGAAATCCCACAAACCACGGCTCATCCACTGATTCTGCAGGCAAAGGGAACGCAAGCCAGCCCACATCTACTGAGACTGCAGGCAAAGAGGACGAAAAGTCATCTAGGCCTACTGAGCGAGGAAGGAATCAGGCACCAGAAAAAACGCCTCTATCTAGCGAGAGCGCTAGATCTCGCTACGATGATGTCCAAAACCCCAAGCCGACATCTAGTGCATCTGGAGAAAGCAGCTCAAACTGGCACATGGACACTTCAGATTCTTCCTCGGATGCTTCCAGCTCAGGAACAAAACCGAAGTCTTGGATACAGCTGGGTCCCACATATCCCCTTCAGAACctcaaaacaatgcaaaactaCGCCACAGAGTTTGACAAGAAACTGACGGGACATATAATAATGATAGAC ATGACGTATTTCCAAAGTGGTGTGATTGTCCCTTATCAATGTAGTCATGTTTGGGATTCCAACCATGTGAAGTTACCACATCTCTAT CCGCGGCCTGCATCCCAGCACCATTCAGTACTGTCTCGCTGGGAAGCCACCTGTCAAGCTCTGCGCAAGCTTACCAAAGGAAAAAACTCTATCGGAGATGTTGAG AGCGTAATAATGTCTTATAATACCAACAACAAGGACAAATGGACATTTGACGCACTTTATCGTTATGGAGAG CGCCTACACGCAGTGGACAATAACCTCCATTTGCTGATCCCAAAGATAGCCAAACTAGCTCTTGAATTACCGGATCTCATTAAACAG CCCATCCCTCTCCTGCGACAGCAAAAGAACCAGGCCATAACATTGTCTCAGCAGCAGATTTCCAGTCTGTTAGCAAACGCCTTCTTCTGCACCTTCCCTCACAGGAACAACACTAAACCTGGTTCAGAATACGCCAACTTCCCCACCATTAACTTCAGCAG cCTATTTGCTGATGAGAAAGACCCAGAGAGATTACAGCAGAAAGCAGAGAAACTGAGGGCCATATTCCATTACTTCAACACGGTGACAAAAGAAAGCCACGAACCAGATTCAG CAAAACCAGATGGACTGGTTAGTTTTGAAAGGATTAGCATTCCACCATCACAGCTCCCTGACTGGAATAA AAAGAAGATGCCTCTAAGGAACCTTCACATCTCTTCGGAAGGGTCCATAGAGAAAGAGGGTACAGGCATGCTGCAG GTGGACTTCGCCAGCAAATACATTGGTGGAGGAGTGCTGAAGTCAGGACTGGTTCAGGAGGAGATCCTCTTCCTCATGAGTCCAGAGCTCATCGTGGCCAGACTCTTCACGGAGAAACTGGATGATAACGAGTGCCTTAAGATCACAG GCCCTCAGATGTACAACATTACTGCTGGCTACAGCAAAACCTTTTCTTGGGTGGGTCCATACAATGACTGCACAAAGCG AGATATATGGAAGAGACGCTATCGGCAGATTGTTGCCATTGATGCTCTTGACTTCAAGAACCCAAAGGAGCAGTACACCCAAGAAAACATCAAACGAGAGCTCAACAAG GCATTCGTGGGATTTCACGGAAACCCAAAAACAGCCATCGCAACGGGCAACTGGGGCTGTGGTGCCTTCAATGGAGATCCTAAACTCAAAG CTCTAATTCAGTTGATGGCTGCTGCGGTGGCTGAACGAGACATGGCTTACTTCACCTTTGGAAATAAACATCTTGCATTCGAAATACAAAGAATGCATGAGATACTGACCACAAACAATGTGACCGTGG ATAAACTCTACAAGTTGTTGAAAGAATTTGGTAAACATTACTCGACAACAGATGTGTACAGATTCATCAGAGAGAAGGTCAACCATAAGAATAGCTCACTGTAA
- the pargl gene encoding poly(ADP-ribose) glycohydrolase isoform X3 yields MPSGCKLVCLVTRRTTQLPREALKNTRLQMSQKESHGVRGCLNPSYNNGNTGDQSLRGNPTNHGSSTDSAGKGNASQPTSTETAGKEDEKSSRPTERGRNQAPEKTPLSSESARSRYDDVQNPKPTSSASGESSSNWHMDTSDSSSDASSSGTKPKSWIQLGPTYPLQNLKTMQNYATEFDKKLTGHIIMIDMTYFQSGVIVPYQCSHVWDSNHVKLPHLYPRPASQHHSVLSRWEATCQALRKLTKGKNSIGDVESVIMSYNTNNKDKWTFDALYRYGERLHAVDNNLHLLIPKIAKLALELPDLIKQPIPLLRQQKNQAITLSQQQISSLLANAFFCTFPHRNNTKPGSEYANFPTINFSSLFADEKDPERLQQKAEKLRAIFHYFNTVTKESHEPDSAKPDGLVSFERISIPPSQLPDWNKKKMPLRNLHISSEGSIEKEGTGMLQVDFASKYIGGGVLKSGLVQEEILFLMSPELIVARLFTEKLDDNECLKITGPQMYNITAGYSKTFSWVGPYNDCTKRDIWKRRYRQIVAIDALDFKNPKEQYTQENIKRELNKAFVGFHGNPKTAIATGNWGCGAFNGDPKLKVYACCITQVHLSLRSQTDSQTFLVPSIMASWSRP; encoded by the exons ATGCCTTCTGGCTGTAAGTTAGTTTGTTTAGTCACCAGGCGAACCACGCAATTGCCGAGGGAGGCCTTAAAAAACACCCGTCTTCAG ATGTCACAGAAAGAGAGCCATGGAGTGAGGGGATGCTTAAATCCGTCATATAACAATGGAAACACTGGTGATCAGTCATTAAGGGGAAATCCCACAAACCACGGCTCATCCACTGATTCTGCAGGCAAAGGGAACGCAAGCCAGCCCACATCTACTGAGACTGCAGGCAAAGAGGACGAAAAGTCATCTAGGCCTACTGAGCGAGGAAGGAATCAGGCACCAGAAAAAACGCCTCTATCTAGCGAGAGCGCTAGATCTCGCTACGATGATGTCCAAAACCCCAAGCCGACATCTAGTGCATCTGGAGAAAGCAGCTCAAACTGGCACATGGACACTTCAGATTCTTCCTCGGATGCTTCCAGCTCAGGAACAAAACCGAAGTCTTGGATACAGCTGGGTCCCACATATCCCCTTCAGAACctcaaaacaatgcaaaactaCGCCACAGAGTTTGACAAGAAACTGACGGGACATATAATAATGATAGAC ATGACGTATTTCCAAAGTGGTGTGATTGTCCCTTATCAATGTAGTCATGTTTGGGATTCCAACCATGTGAAGTTACCACATCTCTAT CCGCGGCCTGCATCCCAGCACCATTCAGTACTGTCTCGCTGGGAAGCCACCTGTCAAGCTCTGCGCAAGCTTACCAAAGGAAAAAACTCTATCGGAGATGTTGAG AGCGTAATAATGTCTTATAATACCAACAACAAGGACAAATGGACATTTGACGCACTTTATCGTTATGGAGAG CGCCTACACGCAGTGGACAATAACCTCCATTTGCTGATCCCAAAGATAGCCAAACTAGCTCTTGAATTACCGGATCTCATTAAACAG CCCATCCCTCTCCTGCGACAGCAAAAGAACCAGGCCATAACATTGTCTCAGCAGCAGATTTCCAGTCTGTTAGCAAACGCCTTCTTCTGCACCTTCCCTCACAGGAACAACACTAAACCTGGTTCAGAATACGCCAACTTCCCCACCATTAACTTCAGCAG cCTATTTGCTGATGAGAAAGACCCAGAGAGATTACAGCAGAAAGCAGAGAAACTGAGGGCCATATTCCATTACTTCAACACGGTGACAAAAGAAAGCCACGAACCAGATTCAG CAAAACCAGATGGACTGGTTAGTTTTGAAAGGATTAGCATTCCACCATCACAGCTCCCTGACTGGAATAA AAAGAAGATGCCTCTAAGGAACCTTCACATCTCTTCGGAAGGGTCCATAGAGAAAGAGGGTACAGGCATGCTGCAG GTGGACTTCGCCAGCAAATACATTGGTGGAGGAGTGCTGAAGTCAGGACTGGTTCAGGAGGAGATCCTCTTCCTCATGAGTCCAGAGCTCATCGTGGCCAGACTCTTCACGGAGAAACTGGATGATAACGAGTGCCTTAAGATCACAG GCCCTCAGATGTACAACATTACTGCTGGCTACAGCAAAACCTTTTCTTGGGTGGGTCCATACAATGACTGCACAAAGCG AGATATATGGAAGAGACGCTATCGGCAGATTGTTGCCATTGATGCTCTTGACTTCAAGAACCCAAAGGAGCAGTACACCCAAGAAAACATCAAACGAGAGCTCAACAAG GCATTCGTGGGATTTCACGGAAACCCAAAAACAGCCATCGCAACGGGCAACTGGGGCTGTGGTGCCTTCAATGGAGATCCTAAACTCAAAG tttatgcCTGCTGCATAACTCAAGTGCACTTGAGCTTGAGGTCACAAACTGACAGCCAGACATTCTTGGTTCCATCAATTATGGCAAGTTGGTCCCGGCCCTGA